The Allorhodopirellula heiligendammensis genome includes a window with the following:
- a CDS encoding DUF4465 domain-containing protein — translation MKRTQRQSRRLLIQSLEGRRMLAAGPYAPAAGELGSTAIKNTDPAFVGWASAVADYSPGSDVDDVWTDATNALGPAEGNYDSIVSLGRGGAITLTFDAPIRDGLGADFAVFENSINDTFLELGFVEVSSDGVNYFRFAADSKTPSAVASFGAVDPTNIHNLAGKYRGGFGTPFDLAELRDQAGLDVTAVKYVRLVDIVGDGLTRDATGDSIYDPTPTFQSAGLDVDGVGVIHAVETGPGVIDFETLGGGLGPSQFDNGASGAGQFSEDELSLNNDYSTAYQSWSGWSISQTTDTTTAGYTNQYANITGGGVDDSDTFAVGFFDSSPSDALTPPTMTLDPATGASFDSLYVTNTTYAVLSMQQGDGFAKKFGGVTGNDPDYLRLTITGVDASGTPVGDVKVMLADYRPADNTQDFIVDTWTPVDVSSLSDAQSLQFTLDSTDNSPFGMNTPAYFAVDNVTLRRPAVPLDLASPITTEDNSVIGRVSRPSLDSSTELTVSLTRTGSDQATLPDAVTIPAGADYAEFSITPVNDAVPTPDRELQVTASADLFVPTTRSLLIQDDEVLSIHFTPSIVNATEGAGPSGASLTLTRNDADVSTPLTVTLTHDATDLLSIPTTATFASTQRTITIPVDVLDDDIASSGQTVHVQAAASGRASAQLTIELADDDLPRLQIDPTFIQLSENEPSTIRTVRLYRNTADRANPVTVSLSLPSGGPLTIPSEVTIAADADFVSFDVGVIDDSLVNTMSEYPILVSSSSFLSASLRVTVTDNDGPPPSLGITFPDGGLSESDAVFISDFESLGAGLLSGEFENNAGSADGFSDGTLQFENSFDQSFGFDVWSGFAISRGTDTHTPGFGNQYSSIAGGGSEGSSTYAVAYASAPVTVRRPSNSTPFSSMDVSNTTYAALSMRDGDDFAKKFGGESGNDPDFLLLTVDGLDADGNSIGEVQVYLADYRFNDNDLDYILEDWSTIDISSIGTAETLSIQLSSSDNGDFGMNTPGYFALDNVLLEPASPSLPTITITRTGDDVATPLEVSVVDDRSELRLPSRVTIPAGVAQISIPVIWLDDNVAEGDRTWQVAVTATGYTGDSQTVTLHDDDENTLSITPSVDEVSESAGRQTVGFEEIGESLQDDAFNNGSDGRGGFQSGSVQFPTAYNATYGSWSGWAASNVGDVATAGFTNQFSAFANIESDHPGGGAADSATFAVAGGYGSSPLTISLPNGLDGSSFASISVTNTTYTALSMLQGDDFAKRFGGETGDAPDYFLLTIDGVDDAGDVINTIEFYLADYRFADNSLDYVVDDWTTIDLSTLAGATSLRFGMSSSDVGDFGMNTPAYFAIDDLVIDRTNDAPPSLMIARNSGDLSEDVTVTLNASPAFPLITPSSVVIPAGLDRVRVPLNLIDDAVYSGDQTVDFSASASGFADVIASIDVLEDELPSIVLTDATDNISVVEGGPENSFMVQLPSAPSGPVTVLITGGEDSLDVSARELTFGPDDWNQPQVVTVSGRLDLLAEADQVIQLQVSGSSGDYAAADAWVQLADYQPAQLTLKRVGDQVELVDDVRDYVFGEFTDDDPIAISLSDLSQQFTLEPVGRDGVTVSLGGGDDQLLLNSAIFTQINGGGGQDKAVLTPTDLNVDESIDVADWLSDRIIGFEHVVLGSETIGADTASISFTLDADRMQTMFTDDSPFLITTSDQNLALVGDWRIGEPTIADGEFTGRMVSGAADVWVVTDRPYQNFVQHADVNADGLVSSVDALTIINRINADAEFILPPPTSTADFAGIYYDVSGDGLVTSLDALQVINWLNENDIAAGSDTVTAAPTNANRESLHGWSAQRDQTWSDIDRANISSTQTSPMENTMLPASTVRPRPPMQQVAPVKPIDPAAADMAIADLDLLTDSLATFTAERFR, via the coding sequence ATGAAACGTACCCAACGGCAATCGCGGCGGCTCCTGATCCAATCGCTCGAAGGTCGGCGGATGTTGGCGGCGGGACCGTACGCGCCAGCGGCTGGAGAATTGGGGTCGACTGCGATCAAGAACACCGATCCCGCCTTCGTGGGCTGGGCATCGGCCGTCGCGGACTATTCGCCAGGCAGTGATGTCGACGACGTCTGGACGGACGCTACGAATGCGCTCGGCCCTGCCGAGGGAAACTATGATTCCATTGTTTCACTCGGCCGAGGTGGGGCGATCACCTTGACGTTTGATGCTCCCATTCGTGACGGTCTCGGCGCGGACTTCGCCGTATTTGAAAACTCGATCAACGACACTTTTCTGGAGCTCGGTTTTGTCGAGGTCTCGTCCGACGGCGTAAATTATTTCCGCTTCGCAGCCGATTCCAAAACGCCTTCGGCCGTCGCAAGTTTCGGAGCAGTCGACCCTACCAACATCCACAATCTCGCTGGTAAGTATCGCGGTGGGTTTGGAACCCCGTTCGACTTGGCGGAGCTTCGCGATCAAGCGGGACTCGACGTGACCGCCGTCAAGTACGTGCGATTGGTCGACATTGTGGGCGATGGTCTCACCCGCGATGCAACGGGTGACTCAATCTATGATCCGACCCCAACCTTCCAGTCTGCCGGACTTGACGTCGATGGCGTCGGCGTCATTCATGCCGTCGAAACAGGGCCAGGGGTGATCGATTTTGAGACGCTCGGAGGCGGGCTTGGCCCGAGCCAGTTCGACAACGGTGCGAGCGGTGCGGGGCAATTCAGCGAGGACGAGCTCAGCCTGAACAACGACTACTCCACGGCCTATCAGAGTTGGTCGGGATGGTCGATTTCACAGACAACCGACACCACCACGGCGGGCTACACCAATCAGTATGCCAACATTACAGGCGGTGGAGTTGACGATTCAGACACGTTCGCGGTGGGCTTCTTCGATTCATCCCCGAGCGATGCACTCACGCCACCGACAATGACGTTGGACCCTGCCACCGGTGCGAGTTTTGACTCCCTCTACGTCACGAACACCACCTACGCCGTCTTGTCGATGCAGCAGGGCGACGGGTTCGCCAAAAAGTTTGGTGGTGTGACAGGTAACGATCCCGATTATCTGCGGTTGACCATCACGGGGGTCGATGCATCAGGCACCCCGGTTGGCGACGTCAAGGTCATGCTCGCTGATTATCGCCCTGCCGACAATACTCAGGACTTCATCGTTGACACGTGGACTCCTGTTGACGTCTCATCACTCAGCGATGCCCAATCGCTGCAGTTCACACTTGATTCGACCGACAATAGTCCGTTTGGGATGAACACCCCGGCATATTTTGCGGTCGACAACGTGACCCTCCGTCGCCCCGCCGTCCCGTTGGACCTGGCCAGTCCCATCACGACGGAGGACAATAGTGTGATTGGACGTGTATCGCGTCCGTCGTTGGACTCCTCTACGGAACTGACCGTCTCGCTGACTCGTACCGGTAGCGATCAAGCGACGCTGCCCGATGCGGTTACCATCCCGGCGGGAGCGGACTACGCTGAGTTTAGCATCACGCCAGTCAATGATGCGGTTCCGACGCCTGACCGCGAGCTGCAGGTTACGGCATCAGCGGACCTCTTCGTGCCCACGACTCGCTCGCTCTTGATTCAAGATGACGAAGTCCTCTCGATCCATTTCACTCCATCGATCGTCAACGCGACCGAGGGAGCTGGTCCCAGTGGAGCCTCGCTGACCCTCACGCGAAATGATGCAGATGTGAGCACTCCGCTGACGGTGACACTCACGCACGATGCAACCGACTTGCTGAGCATCCCCACCACAGCCACGTTCGCGTCTACTCAGCGCACGATCACGATCCCGGTTGATGTGTTGGATGACGATATTGCCAGCAGCGGGCAGACCGTCCATGTTCAGGCCGCCGCGTCGGGGCGAGCGTCTGCGCAACTGACGATCGAATTGGCCGATGACGATTTGCCACGGCTCCAGATCGATCCAACTTTCATTCAGTTAAGCGAAAACGAACCATCCACCATTCGAACGGTTCGACTCTATCGAAATACCGCCGATCGGGCCAATCCCGTCACGGTGTCGCTATCACTACCCAGCGGCGGCCCGTTGACGATTCCAAGTGAAGTCACCATTGCCGCCGATGCCGATTTCGTAAGTTTCGACGTGGGCGTGATCGACGATTCCTTGGTCAATACCATGTCCGAGTATCCGATCCTGGTAAGCAGTTCGAGTTTTCTATCGGCATCGCTTCGCGTCACCGTTACTGACAATGATGGACCACCGCCCAGTCTCGGGATCACCTTTCCGGACGGCGGATTGTCCGAGTCCGATGCCGTCTTTATCAGCGACTTTGAATCACTCGGCGCGGGATTGCTCAGCGGTGAATTTGAAAACAATGCTGGCTCCGCGGACGGGTTTAGCGACGGAACGTTGCAATTTGAAAATTCCTTCGATCAGTCGTTCGGGTTTGACGTGTGGTCTGGATTTGCAATCAGTCGCGGGACCGACACTCACACACCGGGATTTGGCAATCAGTATTCGTCCATCGCCGGAGGCGGGTCTGAGGGTTCGTCGACTTACGCCGTTGCCTACGCGTCGGCGCCAGTCACGGTCAGACGCCCGAGCAATAGCACCCCGTTTTCATCCATGGATGTCTCCAACACAACGTATGCCGCGTTATCGATGCGCGACGGTGATGATTTCGCAAAGAAGTTTGGTGGCGAGTCTGGTAATGATCCAGACTTTCTGCTGCTGACCGTCGATGGACTGGACGCCGACGGCAATTCGATCGGCGAGGTCCAGGTCTATCTGGCTGACTATCGCTTCAACGATAACGACTTAGACTACATTCTCGAGGATTGGAGCACGATCGACATCAGTTCGATCGGTACTGCCGAAACGCTGTCGATACAACTCTCGTCGTCCGACAATGGCGACTTCGGCATGAACACGCCAGGGTACTTCGCACTCGACAACGTGCTGTTAGAACCCGCTTCCCCCAGTCTTCCCACAATCACCATCACTCGCACCGGGGATGACGTTGCAACTCCCCTGGAGGTAAGTGTCGTCGATGACCGCAGCGAATTGCGACTGCCGTCACGGGTCACGATTCCGGCGGGTGTGGCCCAGATCAGTATTCCTGTGATATGGCTCGACGACAACGTGGCCGAGGGAGACAGAACGTGGCAAGTCGCCGTCACCGCAACTGGTTATACGGGTGATAGCCAGACGGTCACGCTGCATGATGACGATGAGAACACCCTGTCCATCACACCGTCCGTCGACGAGGTCAGTGAGTCCGCAGGCAGACAGACGGTTGGATTCGAAGAAATCGGTGAATCACTTCAGGACGATGCATTCAACAATGGCTCTGACGGTCGAGGTGGCTTTCAATCTGGGTCGGTACAGTTTCCGACCGCGTACAATGCCACGTATGGTAGTTGGAGTGGGTGGGCGGCATCCAACGTCGGCGACGTTGCCACGGCCGGCTTCACCAATCAATTTTCCGCCTTCGCGAATATCGAGAGTGATCACCCCGGAGGCGGCGCTGCCGATTCGGCTACGTTTGCGGTCGCCGGCGGCTACGGATCTTCGCCGCTAACCATTTCCCTGCCGAACGGATTGGATGGTTCCTCGTTTGCGTCGATATCGGTAACCAACACGACGTACACGGCGTTGTCAATGTTGCAGGGTGATGACTTCGCAAAACGGTTCGGTGGCGAGACTGGGGACGCCCCCGACTACTTTCTGTTGACAATTGACGGCGTCGACGATGCCGGTGATGTCATCAACACGATTGAGTTCTATTTGGCCGATTATCGCTTCGCCGATAACTCACTCGACTACGTCGTTGATGACTGGACCACGATCGACCTGAGTACCCTCGCGGGGGCGACGAGTTTGCGATTCGGGATGTCATCATCGGACGTCGGCGACTTTGGCATGAATACTCCGGCATATTTCGCGATCGATGATCTAGTTATCGATCGCACCAACGACGCGCCCCCGTCGCTCATGATTGCCCGCAATTCGGGTGACCTCAGTGAGGATGTCACGGTCACTCTCAATGCTAGCCCTGCGTTCCCGTTGATAACACCCTCAAGTGTTGTCATTCCGGCTGGCCTCGATCGAGTTCGTGTGCCATTGAACCTCATCGACGATGCGGTCTATTCAGGTGATCAGACGGTCGATTTCAGTGCATCCGCATCCGGATTCGCGGACGTGATCGCGTCGATTGACGTGCTGGAAGACGAACTGCCGAGCATCGTGCTCACGGACGCGACTGACAACATTTCAGTCGTCGAAGGCGGACCCGAGAACTCATTTATGGTGCAGTTGCCATCGGCGCCATCCGGACCGGTTACCGTGTTAATCACTGGAGGTGAGGACTCACTCGACGTCTCGGCCAGGGAACTGACTTTTGGTCCCGACGATTGGAATCAGCCGCAAGTCGTCACGGTTTCCGGCCGGCTCGATCTGCTAGCCGAAGCCGATCAAGTCATCCAGCTACAAGTGAGTGGTTCTTCAGGCGACTATGCAGCGGCAGATGCGTGGGTCCAGCTTGCCGATTACCAACCCGCACAACTCACCCTAAAACGGGTCGGCGATCAGGTCGAATTGGTGGACGATGTTCGCGACTATGTATTCGGTGAGTTTACCGACGACGATCCGATCGCCATCTCGCTGAGTGATCTATCCCAGCAATTCACACTCGAGCCAGTCGGCCGTGACGGCGTCACCGTCAGCCTGGGCGGCGGTGATGACCAACTTCTTTTGAATTCGGCAATCTTTACGCAGATTAATGGCGGAGGCGGTCAGGATAAAGCTGTGCTCACGCCCACGGATCTCAATGTCGACGAGTCGATCGACGTGGCGGATTGGTTATCCGATCGAATCATCGGTTTCGAGCATGTCGTACTGGGTTCGGAAACGATCGGTGCTGACACCGCTTCGATTTCGTTCACACTCGATGCGGATCGAATGCAGACGATGTTTACCGATGACTCACCGTTTCTGATCACGACGAGTGATCAAAACTTGGCGTTGGTGGGTGACTGGAGGATTGGAGAACCGACGATCGCCGACGGTGAATTTACCGGGCGGATGGTCAGCGGCGCAGCCGATGTGTGGGTCGTTACTGATCGACCGTATCAAAACTTTGTCCAGCATGCGGATGTCAACGCAGATGGATTGGTGTCATCGGTCGACGCTCTCACCATCATCAACCGGATCAACGCCGACGCGGAATTCATCCTGCCGCCACCGACGTCCACGGCAGATTTCGCAGGCATTTACTACGATGTTTCCGGCGACGGTCTTGTAACTTCACTCGACGCACTGCAAGTCATCAACTGGCTCAATGAGAATGACATCGCCGCCGGTTCCGATACAGTCACAGCGGCACCGACGAATGCAAACAGAGAATCGCTGCACGGTTGGTCGGCCCAGCGAGATCAAACCTGGAGTGACATCGACAGGGCGAACATTTCCAGCACGCAAACGAGCCCTATGGAGAACACAATGTTGCCTGCGTCGACGGTTCGCCCGCGCCCCCCGATGCAGCAGGTCGCTCCGGTGAAGCCAATTGACCCTGCCGCCGCGGACATGGCAATTGCTGATCTGGATTTGTTGACCGATTCGCTTGCCACGTTTACTGCAGAGCGATTCCGATGA
- a CDS encoding DUF1559 domain-containing protein, whose product MAFTCYQHLARTFLGEVSVTNLFRFLSDRDTAAFSEVQLGCRLFAGSRLNMPSPLKLAPARTGIPGVQRPITIKPLRRLGFTLVELLVVIAIIGVLVGLLLPAVQAAREAMRRASCQNNLHQVGLALHNYHSAMGFFPPGAVEVRPQYAGGKQFAWSAFILPYLEQIAIAEQIDYGRPFDDPINAAAAQTPIKAYLCPSTPRSEPRRGGHGATDYGGMYGERIVSTNSPPRGMMIHDQTLGFRDILDGSSHTIMVTEDADFPDGQWINGRNLFDQAFPPNTAPAFENDMRSFHPGGVMTMFADGSTRFIVEQIDMQILAAICTRNGHEMTADY is encoded by the coding sequence GTGGCGTTCACTTGCTACCAGCATCTCGCAAGGACCTTCTTGGGTGAGGTCAGCGTCACGAACCTGTTTCGTTTTCTGTCCGATCGAGATACCGCTGCTTTCAGTGAAGTGCAGTTGGGGTGTCGATTGTTTGCTGGCAGCCGGTTGAATATGCCCTCACCATTGAAACTAGCACCTGCACGCACAGGGATTCCAGGAGTCCAGCGTCCTATCACTATCAAACCGCTTCGCCGGCTCGGTTTCACCTTGGTGGAATTGCTCGTCGTGATCGCCATCATCGGGGTGCTGGTCGGCTTGCTGCTGCCTGCCGTACAGGCGGCTCGGGAAGCGATGCGACGGGCCTCCTGTCAGAATAATTTGCATCAAGTCGGATTGGCGTTGCACAACTATCACTCAGCGATGGGATTTTTCCCGCCGGGGGCCGTGGAAGTTCGGCCGCAGTACGCCGGAGGAAAGCAGTTCGCTTGGTCAGCATTTATCTTGCCGTACCTAGAACAAATCGCCATCGCCGAGCAGATCGACTACGGCCGGCCATTTGATGATCCCATCAATGCCGCCGCCGCTCAGACCCCGATCAAAGCCTATCTTTGTCCGAGCACACCACGGTCCGAACCCCGTCGGGGTGGCCATGGTGCAACGGACTACGGAGGCATGTACGGCGAGCGAATCGTCAGCACCAATAGCCCGCCACGCGGCATGATGATTCATGATCAGACGCTCGGTTTTCGTGACATCCTCGACGGCAGTTCCCACACCATCATGGTCACGGAGGACGCGGATTTCCCCGACGGACAGTGGATCAATGGCCGCAACCTATTCGACCAAGCGTTCCCTCCCAACACGGCCCCCGCCTTTGAGAACGACATGCGGAGTTTCCATCCCGGCGGCGTGATGACAATGTTCGCCGACGGCTCGACACGATTCATTGTCGAGCAGATCGACATGCAGATTCTGGCCGCGATCTGCACACGCAACGGACATGAAATGACGGCTGACTACTGA
- a CDS encoding class I SAM-dependent methyltransferase, producing MLINVTSTPSPDYFFDAYDRDDIAYGTDPSGSLAAYLDQTAGHARGAGRAIDLGAGAGRDTLALAAAGYAVESVDLSERGLARIAERAAERGLTDRIRTRMADVCHVDFPPSHYDAVIATTVLDHISAAAAEQVWQRMCDALSATGFLYVQVHTTEDPGSDQPPGNASSEPVSETAGAVINYFRPNQLAAMAVRESSNLRILRYEERLEWDYTHGPEHQHGKAVLLAVRAGFHPHWYGQPAAFPRRSVS from the coding sequence ATGTTGATCAACGTGACCTCGACACCCTCACCTGACTACTTTTTTGACGCCTACGATCGCGATGACATTGCGTATGGAACCGATCCCTCAGGGAGTTTGGCGGCATATCTTGACCAGACAGCCGGTCACGCACGAGGTGCAGGACGCGCGATCGATCTTGGGGCTGGTGCTGGACGCGATACTCTGGCGCTCGCTGCAGCGGGGTACGCGGTGGAGTCGGTGGATTTGAGTGAACGAGGATTGGCGAGAATTGCCGAACGGGCCGCGGAGCGTGGCCTGACTGACCGGATTCGCACCCGCATGGCTGATGTCTGTCATGTTGATTTTCCACCGTCGCACTACGACGCGGTGATCGCCACCACGGTGCTCGACCATATTTCCGCCGCCGCCGCCGAACAGGTGTGGCAGCGAATGTGCGACGCGCTGAGCGCTACGGGATTTCTTTATGTACAGGTCCATACGACGGAAGACCCCGGTAGCGATCAACCGCCCGGCAATGCCAGTTCCGAACCCGTCAGTGAAACCGCTGGCGCTGTGATCAACTATTTCAGACCCAATCAACTGGCCGCGATGGCGGTTCGGGAGTCGTCGAATCTTCGTATTTTGCGTTACGAAGAACGGTTGGAATGGGACTACACCCACGGGCCCGAACATCAGCATGGCAAGGCCGTCTTGCTAGCAGTCAGAGCGGGGTTCCATCCACACTGGTACGGTCAACCCGCTGCGTTCCCGCGGCGATCGGTCAGTTAG
- a CDS encoding DUF1549 domain-containing protein, giving the protein MDTPTITESPPAALLARLRRVSINAGKFVVTAFLVLATFGFLTSGMSPGIPEKIGGDDANSELRQTASAAKFTDLDPVSLATETVGGERRDDGEWSHVSGRILSHWEDQIASTGLTAAPPADWLTVCRRLSLALVGSGLSLEEIRSLEGFPENQRIERHREALLIDPRFHDYWAERFTRFYVGADEGPFLVYRRRRFRTWLSDQIATQVPYDVLVRQLITAEGLWTDRPEVNFYTVTFDSGDGQPDPIRMAARTCRAFLGMRIDCMQCHDDFLGNVSMGNPQWMCGDGEFREGTQRDFHSLAAFFTAAKSRGLQGIRNSKANYRYQYLYETEEQVVAPEVPFRSDLLPTDGSNDRNRLATWMTHPENIQFSRAFVIRVWTLLFGGPPSESVDNLPLDEPPSPIIMTLAQAFIDSGYDIRSLIRWITDSPAFRVDSQSPLGEEAFEITTRHEQAMASFPITRLRAEQVAGAIIQAGRVKTLDRESALVLQLQQFGERNDFLKRYGDLGEDEFENETATIPQRLVLLNGKLTSEMSSWNPVLNTSAHVGMFAADDSAVVELLYLANLNRYPTASESEHFVARIAAADSRKNAIVDIVWVLLNSSEMAWNH; this is encoded by the coding sequence ATGGACACACCCACGATCACGGAATCGCCGCCCGCCGCCCTGCTGGCCCGGTTACGGCGTGTTTCGATCAACGCGGGCAAGTTCGTGGTCACGGCATTCCTAGTGCTAGCTACGTTCGGGTTTTTAACATCTGGCATGAGCCCTGGCATCCCTGAGAAAATCGGGGGGGACGATGCGAATAGTGAGCTCAGGCAGACCGCGTCGGCAGCGAAGTTTACTGATCTCGATCCAGTTTCCTTGGCGACCGAGACGGTGGGGGGCGAGCGGCGGGACGACGGCGAATGGTCCCATGTTTCTGGCCGTATCCTCAGCCATTGGGAAGATCAGATTGCGTCGACAGGGCTGACCGCCGCACCGCCTGCGGATTGGCTAACGGTCTGTCGCCGATTATCGCTGGCGTTGGTCGGTTCAGGTTTGTCGCTAGAGGAAATCCGAAGTCTCGAGGGCTTTCCGGAAAACCAGCGAATTGAAAGGCATCGCGAAGCCCTGTTGATCGATCCGCGATTCCATGATTATTGGGCCGAGCGATTTACGCGGTTTTACGTTGGCGCCGACGAAGGCCCATTCTTGGTCTACCGCCGGCGTCGCTTTCGTACTTGGTTGTCCGACCAGATTGCGACTCAAGTGCCGTACGACGTTCTGGTACGGCAGTTAATCACCGCGGAGGGACTTTGGACCGACCGCCCCGAAGTCAATTTCTACACAGTAACCTTTGACAGTGGCGACGGGCAGCCCGATCCGATCCGCATGGCCGCGCGAACGTGCCGCGCCTTTCTAGGCATGCGTATCGATTGCATGCAGTGCCACGACGACTTTCTGGGTAACGTTTCGATGGGCAACCCGCAATGGATGTGCGGTGATGGCGAGTTTCGTGAGGGCACGCAGCGGGATTTCCATTCCCTCGCCGCGTTCTTCACCGCTGCTAAATCACGGGGCTTGCAAGGCATCCGTAACTCGAAGGCCAACTACCGCTACCAGTATCTTTACGAGACGGAAGAACAAGTCGTTGCGCCCGAGGTGCCGTTCCGCAGTGACTTGCTGCCCACCGACGGGTCGAACGACCGCAATCGTCTGGCGACCTGGATGACGCATCCGGAGAACATCCAGTTCAGCCGCGCCTTCGTCATCCGCGTTTGGACGCTGTTGTTTGGCGGGCCACCCTCAGAGTCCGTCGATAATTTGCCGCTCGATGAGCCCCCCAGTCCGATCATCATGACATTGGCACAAGCCTTTATCGACTCCGGGTACGACATTCGCAGCCTCATCCGATGGATCACCGATAGTCCGGCGTTTCGAGTTGACAGTCAATCTCCGCTGGGCGAGGAGGCATTTGAGATCACCACCCGCCATGAACAGGCGATGGCATCGTTCCCGATCACACGCCTTCGCGCTGAACAAGTCGCCGGGGCGATCATTCAAGCAGGACGCGTCAAGACGCTCGATCGGGAGTCAGCATTGGTGTTGCAATTACAACAATTCGGCGAACGCAACGACTTCCTCAAGCGGTACGGTGATCTCGGCGAGGACGAGTTTGAAAATGAAACGGCGACCATCCCGCAGCGTTTGGTGCTCCTCAACGGAAAATTGACTAGCGAGATGTCAAGCTGGAATCCGGTTCTGAATACCTCGGCGCACGTCGGTATGTTTGCCGCTGATGACTCAGCGGTCGTCGAACTGCTGTATTTAGCCAACCTGAATCGATATCCCACGGCTTCTGAAAGCGAGCATTTCGTTGCCAGGATTGCAGCGGCGGACAGTCGCAAGAACGCCATTGTTGATATTGTGTGGGTGCTTCTCAACAGCAGCGAAATGGCGTGGAATCATTGA
- a CDS encoding DUF1501 domain-containing protein gives MNETFPMLCNPRVHLSRRRCLGAGGGLMLPALARRLAIASEQSADPGKPPLSVIMLWLEGGPSQLETFDPHPQAAAGGQTRDIGTSVNGLRIADSLPRVAEQMHMATLIRSVVGKEGDHERAIYNIKTGYRPDPTLIHPSIGAVLCDADDAGADIPRHVSILPGGSPARGGFLGAKFDAFKTGDPRSRVPDVEARVDDERYQRRLDDLSDVLETQFARRRLVDMQSNRTLQAASTEAARRMMSSDQLSAFEVTNEPASTQSEFGENPFGRGCLAAVRLIEVGVRCVEVTLGGWDSHVNNHALQSSACEQLDPALAALLKRLQERGLLESTLVVCGGEFGRTPQINPAGGRDHWPHGFSTFLAGGRMRRGYVHGATSAAIDVTGPAGHVGEPVEIADIHATIHTALGLDPAYEYDTPIGRPIARSEGRVLTECLDLA, from the coding sequence ATGAATGAAACATTTCCGATGCTTTGCAATCCGCGAGTTCATTTGTCTCGGCGACGGTGCCTGGGCGCGGGAGGTGGGCTGATGCTACCGGCCTTAGCACGGCGGCTGGCGATTGCCTCGGAACAATCAGCCGACCCAGGGAAACCGCCTCTAAGCGTGATCATGCTGTGGCTCGAAGGCGGCCCCAGTCAATTGGAAACGTTCGACCCCCATCCGCAGGCCGCCGCTGGTGGCCAGACCCGCGACATCGGAACGAGCGTGAACGGTCTGAGGATTGCCGACTCCCTGCCGCGCGTCGCGGAGCAAATGCACATGGCGACTTTGATCCGGAGCGTGGTTGGTAAGGAAGGGGATCACGAGCGAGCGATCTACAATATCAAGACAGGTTATCGCCCGGATCCGACCCTCATTCATCCCTCCATTGGCGCAGTGCTGTGCGATGCTGATGACGCTGGCGCCGATATCCCCAGACACGTCTCCATCTTGCCAGGCGGCTCGCCCGCGCGGGGTGGATTTCTCGGGGCGAAGTTTGATGCGTTTAAAACCGGTGATCCACGCTCACGAGTTCCTGACGTGGAGGCACGCGTCGACGACGAGCGGTACCAGCGTCGACTCGACGATCTCAGCGACGTGCTCGAAACACAATTTGCACGTCGTCGGTTAGTCGACATGCAATCCAACCGCACACTTCAGGCAGCAAGCACCGAGGCGGCGCGGAGAATGATGTCGAGCGATCAGTTGTCGGCCTTCGAGGTCACCAACGAACCTGCATCGACGCAATCAGAATTCGGTGAGAATCCATTCGGCCGCGGCTGTTTAGCGGCCGTCCGATTGATCGAGGTGGGCGTCCGCTGTGTCGAAGTTACACTCGGGGGTTGGGACAGTCATGTGAACAACCATGCGCTGCAGTCCTCGGCCTGCGAGCAGCTCGATCCCGCCCTCGCAGCACTGCTGAAGCGACTGCAGGAACGCGGCCTGCTCGAATCAACCCTCGTGGTTTGCGGAGGCGAGTTTGGCCGGACACCCCAGATCAACCCGGCGGGTGGACGAGATCACTGGCCGCATGGGTTCAGTACTTTCCTGGCTGGTGGTCGGATGCGGCGCGGCTATGTACACGGGGCTACGTCGGCTGCGATCGACGTAACCGGTCCCGCAGGCCACGTCGGTGAACCCGTCGAAATTGCCGATATCCATGCCACCATTCATACTGCATTGGGATTGGATCCCGCCTATGAATATGACACTCCCATCGGCCGCCCGATCGCACGTTCTGAAGGCCGTGTACTCACCGAGTGCCTCGATCTGGCGTAG